In candidate division KSB1 bacterium, one DNA window encodes the following:
- a CDS encoding polysaccharide biosynthesis tyrosine autokinase, with product MDQQQDRQVTFQDYLRILYRGRWIILISFLTVVGFVTYYTFTMTPIYRSTVKVMIKDNSGVQQALFNVVDFMEKEKKINNQVEILNSSTLAESVIKRLMSSEEADRLYILGYDPENRLSGFSVKKAFQQLFDEGSNNARSSQDEASPQPLLPREYEQKLHEIIRQLQSNMSVEPIRNTDMIRISVTAPSPTEAAYIANTIAQVYKEQNQLASQEEVRKVKDFLGEQLSVFQEQLRESEQALKEYKEREKFVALPREVDELVTKLAEVEKLYREAEVELNSNRERLSYIDEQLGASKKNLNMQNILTAPFLNELNQKMVELETQKTRYIASVINHGVYDPNDPNILKFNEQAKLLEEKLRAGITQLAAAETGDPITLSEELFQRKIEVEATIQALLPKVEALKKIVAEYNQELEKIPERSLKLARLERAARLDEKITLMMKEKYEETRITEVGQLGNVRIIDPAKPDYVPIKPKKQMNILLGIVMGLGLGIAMTFILEYFDNSVRSAADIERLGIPILGAIPVIRIEDTNSKLGNNGKHRLSDHANAGEAKAMVSRLITHFAPKSPISEAYRSLRTSIQYARADSPLKTIVITSPGPQEGKSTTVANLAITIAQMGTKTLLVDTDLRRPILHSIFNINRSKGISNYLIGKADLDEVIFKTEIDNLFVIPSGTLPPNPSELLGSVSMKQCISELKKRFDVVLFDSPPIMAVTDAAVISSEVDGVILVVKAGQTDRNAVQRSFEILRSIPNRILGALLNVVSVDGVYGSYYYYYYHYYYYGKDGIKHHRRSKSRS from the coding sequence ATGGATCAGCAGCAAGATCGTCAAGTGACTTTTCAAGACTATTTGAGAATCCTCTATCGCGGTAGATGGATCATTTTGATATCCTTCCTCACCGTAGTGGGCTTTGTGACCTACTACACCTTCACCATGACCCCAATTTACCGTTCCACTGTTAAGGTGATGATAAAGGACAATAGTGGCGTTCAGCAGGCGCTGTTTAATGTTGTTGACTTCATGGAGAAAGAGAAGAAGATCAACAATCAGGTAGAAATTTTGAATAGCAGTACCCTAGCGGAGAGCGTCATCAAGCGACTAATGAGCAGCGAAGAAGCTGATCGCTTGTACATTTTGGGTTACGATCCTGAGAATCGCCTCTCGGGCTTTAGCGTAAAAAAGGCGTTTCAGCAACTCTTCGACGAAGGATCAAATAATGCTCGATCTTCGCAAGACGAGGCATCACCACAACCGCTATTGCCACGGGAATATGAACAGAAGCTCCATGAAATCATCAGACAACTGCAGAGCAATATGAGCGTGGAGCCGATTCGAAATACCGACATGATTCGGATCAGCGTCACAGCACCATCGCCAACCGAAGCTGCATATATTGCCAACACGATAGCCCAGGTCTATAAAGAACAAAATCAATTGGCCAGTCAAGAGGAAGTCAGAAAGGTAAAAGATTTTTTAGGCGAACAACTCAGCGTTTTTCAGGAACAATTGCGTGAGTCCGAACAAGCGCTGAAAGAATACAAAGAACGGGAAAAATTTGTGGCTCTGCCCCGAGAAGTTGATGAGTTGGTCACCAAGCTGGCTGAGGTCGAAAAACTGTATCGGGAAGCTGAAGTTGAGTTGAATTCCAATCGGGAGCGGCTGAGTTATATTGACGAGCAATTGGGCGCAAGCAAGAAGAATTTGAACATGCAAAACATTTTAACCGCGCCATTCTTGAATGAGTTGAACCAAAAAATGGTTGAGTTGGAGACCCAAAAAACGCGTTATATTGCATCAGTTATCAACCACGGCGTTTATGATCCCAACGATCCAAATATTTTAAAGTTCAATGAACAAGCTAAGCTACTGGAAGAGAAATTGCGAGCTGGAATAACCCAACTAGCCGCTGCTGAAACCGGAGACCCCATTACATTATCAGAAGAGCTATTTCAGAGGAAAATTGAAGTTGAGGCTACCATCCAGGCATTATTGCCAAAGGTAGAAGCTTTGAAAAAAATTGTGGCGGAGTATAATCAAGAATTGGAGAAAATTCCAGAACGTAGCCTGAAACTCGCACGATTAGAACGGGCCGCCCGGCTGGATGAAAAAATCACTTTGATGATGAAAGAAAAGTACGAAGAGACGCGCATCACCGAGGTGGGGCAGCTTGGCAACGTCCGCATCATCGATCCCGCCAAACCAGATTACGTCCCTATCAAGCCGAAAAAGCAGATGAATATCCTTCTGGGCATCGTGATGGGTTTGGGATTGGGGATTGCAATGACCTTTATTTTAGAGTATTTTGACAATTCGGTCCGATCCGCTGCCGATATCGAACGACTCGGTATCCCGATTTTGGGAGCAATTCCAGTAATCAGAATCGAAGATACAAATTCAAAGCTCGGAAATAATGGTAAACACCGCCTCTCGGACCATGCCAACGCCGGAGAAGCCAAGGCAATGGTTAGTCGTTTAATTACTCATTTTGCCCCAAAGTCGCCGATCTCGGAGGCGTATCGAAGCTTAAGGACGAGCATTCAATACGCTCGCGCCGACAGCCCTCTGAAAACGATCGTCATTACCAGTCCTGGCCCCCAGGAGGGAAAGTCAACAACGGTAGCTAATCTCGCCATCACCATTGCGCAAATGGGAACAAAAACATTGCTGGTCGATACCGATCTTCGTCGGCCCATCTTGCATTCCATTTTTAATATCAATCGCTCCAAGGGCATCTCGAATTATTTAATTGGCAAAGCCGATCTCGATGAGGTAATTTTTAAAACAGAAATTGATAATTTATTTGTCATTCCCAGCGGGACTCTGCCTCCAAATCCGTCAGAATTATTGGGCTCCGTTTCTATGAAGCAATGCATCAGCGAATTGAAAAAACGATTCGATGTCGTATTATTCGATAGCCCGCCGATTATGGCCGTCACAGATGCGGCCGTGATCAGCTCCGAAGTGGATGGAGTTATCTTGGTCGTCAAAGCCGGCCAAACCGACCGAAACGCAGTCCAGCGAAGCTTCGAAATCCTACGGAGTATTCCCAATCGGATCTTGGGTGCATTGCTCAATGTGGTCAGCGTGGATGGCGTCTACGGCTCATATTATTATTACTATTATCACTATTATTATTACGGCAAAGACGGAATTAAGCACCACCGGCGTTCAAAAAGCCGGAGCTAA
- a CDS encoding UpxY family transcription antiterminator, whose amino-acid sequence MIEPIQSIYGELNVIPNWYALSTRARHEKKVHSQLVQKGITSFLPLQTFHRKWSDRYKKVEEPLFSCYVFVKIALKDRLQALQTDGAVRLVSFNGIPATIPESQINAIRGIMENHIPIERVDYLTPGQRIEIIQGPLRGSTGILAEIKNRQRLVIRIDSIMQAISVDIDLRDVRVIE is encoded by the coding sequence ATGATTGAACCAATACAATCGATTTATGGGGAACTAAACGTAATTCCCAATTGGTACGCGCTTTCAACGCGGGCGAGACATGAAAAAAAAGTTCATTCTCAATTGGTACAAAAGGGAATTACCAGTTTTCTCCCACTCCAAACGTTTCATCGCAAATGGAGCGATCGCTATAAAAAGGTCGAAGAGCCTCTTTTTAGCTGCTATGTATTCGTAAAAATCGCATTGAAGGACCGATTGCAAGCTTTGCAGACCGATGGCGCCGTTCGACTCGTGTCGTTCAATGGCATTCCCGCTACAATCCCTGAAAGTCAGATCAATGCTATCAGAGGGATCATGGAAAACCACATCCCTATTGAAAGAGTTGATTATTTAACACCAGGTCAGAGAATTGAGATCATTCAAGGACCGCTTCGGGGCAGCACTGGAATTTTAGCGGAAATAAAAAACCGTCAGCGCCTTGTCATTCGCATTGATAGCATCATGCAAGCGATTTCCGTCGATATCGATCTGCGTGATGTAAGAGTAATTGAATGA
- a CDS encoding NAD-dependent epimerase/dehydratase family protein — translation MNFFDQFKNKRVLITGGAGFIGSNLAHYLVKCQAKVTIIDSMIPDYGGNLHNLEGILDKVAINFSDVRDRYGMQYLIKGQDYLFNLAGQVSHIDSMRDPFADLEINAKSQLSILEACRHFNPEIRIVFASTRQIYGRAKYLPVDENHPLDPPDVNGINKLAGERYHTLYSKVYGLHCSVLRLTNVYGPRQLMKHDRQGFIGWFIRQIVRGERIKIFGTGEQKRDLVFVDDVVDALLRAACSNNANGKIYNIGGAEPISLKKLVELMIEINGGGKYELVPFPDERKKIDIGDFYTDYKKIANDLGWKPTVLLREGLKRTIEYYRQHGEYYWT, via the coding sequence ATGAATTTCTTTGACCAATTTAAGAATAAGAGAGTTCTAATCACTGGTGGCGCTGGGTTCATCGGCAGTAATCTTGCCCATTATTTAGTCAAATGCCAGGCGAAAGTGACCATCATTGATTCCATGATCCCAGATTATGGCGGCAATCTCCATAATTTAGAGGGTATTCTTGATAAAGTCGCCATCAATTTCTCAGACGTTCGCGATCGTTATGGCATGCAATATCTTATCAAAGGTCAGGATTATCTGTTTAATCTGGCTGGTCAGGTGAGCCATATCGACAGCATGAGAGATCCGTTCGCCGATCTGGAAATCAATGCTAAAAGCCAGCTCTCGATTCTCGAAGCCTGCCGTCATTTTAACCCTGAGATCCGAATTGTTTTTGCCAGCACTCGGCAGATCTACGGCCGTGCCAAATACCTTCCAGTGGACGAAAATCACCCGCTCGATCCACCAGATGTCAATGGAATTAATAAATTAGCGGGCGAACGATACCATACCCTTTATAGTAAAGTTTACGGTCTTCACTGCTCAGTTCTGAGATTGACGAATGTGTATGGCCCCCGACAGCTCATGAAACATGACCGCCAAGGCTTCATTGGCTGGTTCATCCGTCAGATCGTCCGTGGGGAAAGAATCAAGATCTTTGGGACTGGGGAACAGAAACGCGACTTGGTTTTTGTTGATGATGTGGTGGATGCGCTGCTCCGCGCTGCTTGTTCCAATAACGCCAATGGCAAAATCTATAACATCGGCGGCGCTGAGCCGATCTCGCTAAAAAAGCTGGTCGAATTAATGATCGAAATTAACGGCGGCGGCAAGTACGAGCTCGTCCCGTTCCCAGATGAACGGAAAAAGATTGACATCGGCGATTTTTATACCGATTATAAAAAAATCGCCAACGACCTCGGTTGGAAACCCACAGTGTTGCTCAGAGAGGGTTTGAAACGCACCATCGAGTACTATCGCCAGCACGGCGAATATTATTGGACCTGA
- a CDS encoding class I SAM-dependent methyltransferase, translated as MNAIHDYHLKNFAAKYCHGRLIDIGCGSKPYQRLLAPYVSEHIGVDHEGTLHEKSNIDLFGSAYSIPAEDESFDSALCTAVLEHLEEPEKALGECFRVLKKGGYAIFSIPFIWHLHEEPRDFFRYSKYGIKYLFEKVGFEIIELKALSGFWVTFGQLFVYYLNRFHRGPLKLLPIIPILGIIIQATSFLLDKIDRCEQWTWMYMIVAKKA; from the coding sequence GTGAATGCCATCCATGATTATCATCTAAAAAATTTTGCAGCTAAATACTGTCATGGAAGATTGATTGATATTGGCTGCGGCTCAAAGCCCTATCAAAGATTATTAGCGCCTTACGTTTCTGAGCATATCGGAGTGGATCATGAAGGCACCTTGCATGAAAAATCCAACATCGACTTATTTGGCAGCGCCTATTCTATTCCTGCCGAAGATGAATCATTTGATAGTGCTCTTTGCACGGCAGTATTAGAGCATTTAGAAGAACCAGAAAAAGCCCTTGGCGAATGTTTCAGAGTATTGAAAAAAGGAGGCTATGCGATATTTTCAATTCCATTTATATGGCATTTGCATGAAGAACCTCGTGATTTCTTCAGATACAGCAAATATGGGATAAAATACTTATTCGAAAAAGTGGGATTTGAGATTATCGAATTGAAAGCTTTATCTGGCTTCTGGGTGACATTTGGACAATTGTTCGTCTATTATTTAAATCGTTTTCATCGAGGACCGCTAAAGCTTCTCCCGATAATCCCCATTTTAGGTATTATAATACAAGCTACAAGCTTTCTGTTAGATAAAATCGACAGATGTGAGCAGTGGACGTGGATGTATATGATCGTTGCAAAAAAAGCTTAA
- a CDS encoding formyltransferase family protein, whose product MIYLFCNTGYGLPFLHEFIKFSKRNHERTTVVFSAKRSKKNKNKIPWRILRSINDQRFILISKITAFKMSIKYGLKFLSIANINSKSFCSKIKNNDHGIIAGFNQIFKKNTIDRFKSLVNFHPSLLPFYRGPVPSYWCLKNGEKYTGYTLHKVAEEIDKGEILFQDVIEISKISSADILDTEIAKSAIPTFKNYLDFLVGKTKFNKKILDASQIYHHRVNYKSFPEAI is encoded by the coding sequence ATGATTTATCTCTTTTGCAATACAGGATATGGTCTACCTTTTTTGCATGAGTTTATCAAATTTTCAAAAAGAAATCATGAAAGGACAACGGTTGTTTTTTCAGCTAAACGATCAAAAAAAAATAAAAACAAAATTCCATGGCGAATTTTAAGGTCAATAAATGACCAACGATTCATTCTAATTTCTAAAATTACTGCATTCAAAATGTCTATAAAATATGGTCTGAAATTTCTCTCAATTGCTAATATAAATTCTAAGTCTTTTTGTTCAAAAATTAAGAATAATGACCATGGTATTATTGCAGGATTTAATCAAATATTTAAAAAAAATACTATTGATCGATTTAAAAGTTTAGTAAATTTTCATCCTTCATTGCTACCTTTTTATAGAGGACCAGTACCATCCTATTGGTGTTTAAAAAATGGTGAAAAATACACTGGTTACACTTTGCATAAAGTTGCCGAAGAAATTGATAAAGGTGAAATATTATTTCAGGATGTAATTGAAATTTCAAAAATTTCCAGCGCAGATATATTAGATACAGAAATAGCGAAGTCCGCAATCCCCACTTTCAAGAATTATCTGGATTTTTTGGTGGGTAAAACAAAATTCAATAAAAAGATTCTTGATGCTTCTCAAATATATCATCATCGCGTCAATTATAAATCTTTTCCAGAAGCGATATAA
- a CDS encoding sugar transferase produces the protein MLRRHLRLTPGVILFGDLMTTIVSFLLTFPLRSILIRIYSFGAEIQFRQYLPLLIPILVVWTIVLQFQQSTLTLRYTSFLNELQRVLKTVGWGIGLLILLLYSFHIDHIARSFIYLFGFVNIIFLLIEKYVLLLVLEHYRKKGINRRKVLIISDGDSSKRLVDYIQKYSDWGLDIVGFLDANGHEVGSEFLGSKIIGRLSDLPEVLHNYFIEEVIFALPLGKLEASKDLLQLCETEGVQARIISDFYNGIKAHTEVETVHGLPIITYTTTPRKEWELFVKRVIDVLIAGVGLIILSPLFLIIALAIKFTSPGPVFYRWNVVGLNKRRFTSYKFRTMVVNADEIKKQLLAQNEMNGVVFKMKNDPRVTKIGRILRKFSLDELPQLFSVLKGDMSLVGPRPPLVTEVPEFKSWHRRKLSVKPGITCLWQCSGRNQIKDFDDWVRMDLQYIDQWSLWLDFKILFKTIPAVLTGRGAS, from the coding sequence ATGTTGAGAAGACATCTTCGCTTGACACCGGGAGTGATATTGTTCGGCGATTTAATGACGACCATTGTCTCATTTCTGCTCACCTTCCCATTGCGATCTATCTTGATCCGCATTTATTCCTTCGGAGCAGAGATCCAATTCCGTCAATATCTCCCGCTCTTGATCCCAATCCTCGTGGTTTGGACCATCGTTCTTCAATTCCAGCAAAGTACCTTAACCCTCCGCTACACATCTTTTCTTAATGAGCTACAGCGCGTGCTCAAAACCGTGGGTTGGGGGATCGGTTTGCTGATTCTTTTGCTTTACAGTTTTCATATCGACCATATCGCTCGAAGCTTCATCTATCTTTTTGGTTTTGTCAATATCATTTTCCTGTTGATCGAAAAGTATGTCCTGCTCTTGGTACTGGAGCACTACCGAAAGAAGGGTATTAACAGGCGCAAGGTATTGATCATCAGCGATGGCGATAGCTCCAAGCGATTGGTGGATTATATTCAGAAATATAGCGATTGGGGGCTGGACATCGTCGGATTTTTGGATGCCAATGGCCACGAAGTGGGCAGCGAGTTCCTTGGCTCTAAAATTATCGGAAGATTATCCGATCTACCTGAAGTGCTTCATAATTACTTCATCGAAGAGGTGATTTTCGCTCTACCGCTCGGAAAGCTTGAAGCGTCCAAGGATCTGCTCCAGCTTTGTGAAACCGAAGGAGTTCAGGCGCGGATCATCTCCGATTTCTACAACGGCATTAAAGCCCATACTGAAGTGGAGACCGTTCACGGTCTACCCATAATTACCTATACCACAACCCCTCGAAAGGAATGGGAGCTATTCGTAAAGCGCGTGATCGATGTGTTGATTGCTGGCGTCGGGTTGATTATTCTCTCCCCATTGTTTTTGATCATCGCCCTTGCCATTAAGTTTACCTCTCCTGGACCAGTTTTTTACCGTTGGAATGTCGTTGGACTGAACAAACGCCGATTTACCAGCTATAAATTTCGCACCATGGTGGTCAATGCCGACGAAATAAAAAAGCAATTGTTAGCTCAGAACGAGATGAATGGAGTCGTTTTCAAAATGAAAAACGACCCCCGCGTCACAAAAATTGGGCGCATTCTCAGAAAGTTCAGTCTGGATGAACTTCCGCAGCTTTTCAGTGTCCTGAAAGGTGATATGAGCCTTGTTGGCCCACGTCCACCCTTGGTCACCGAAGTCCCTGAGTTCAAAAGCTGGCACCGGCGCAAACTTTCCGTCAAGCCTGGGATCACGTGCCTGTGGCAATGCAGCGGCCGCAATCAGATCAAAGACTTCGATGATTGGGTCAGGATGGATCTGCAATACATCGACCAATGGTCGCTCTGGCTCGATTTCAAAATTTTGTTCAAGACAATCCCAGCAGTTCTCACTGGGCGTGGGGCTTCATAA
- a CDS encoding nucleotidyltransferase domain-containing protein — protein sequence MQKVLEKDLSQINRYFQEKEFVLLAYLFGSQVGGRIGPLSDCDIGIYLSQEISFDAKYYMEVDLRKILNIQAVDLVIMNKAPLALNYNIICGKCIYSVEPAIRVEYEATILSQFFDFLPFLNFHYQNSLSSSRNEKQIQRNRSALRKTEKLLAEIRTV from the coding sequence ATGCAAAAAGTGTTGGAAAAAGATCTCTCTCAAATTAATCGTTATTTCCAGGAAAAAGAGTTTGTCCTGCTAGCGTACCTGTTCGGCTCCCAGGTCGGCGGTCGAATTGGTCCCTTGAGCGATTGTGATATCGGGATTTATCTCAGCCAGGAAATCAGCTTCGATGCGAAATATTATATGGAAGTAGATTTGCGGAAGATACTCAATATTCAGGCAGTCGATCTGGTCATCATGAATAAAGCTCCGCTAGCGTTGAATTACAATATTATTTGTGGAAAATGTATCTATTCTGTCGAGCCAGCCATACGTGTGGAATACGAAGCGACCATTTTAAGCCAATTCTTTGATTTTTTGCCTTTCTTAAATTTCCATTATCAGAATAGCTTGAGTTCATCACGAAATGAAAAACAAATTCAGCGGAATCGAAGCGCGCTTAGAAAAACTGAAAAGCTGCTTGCAGAAATTAGAACCGTTTAA
- a CDS encoding DegT/DnrJ/EryC1/StrS family aminotransferase, translating into MDRSNFKKRDNFLIFGAPLIEQPEIDEVVASLKSGWLGTGPKVHQFEEMFRAYKGTKYAMALNSCTAALHLAMLAIGIQPGDEVIVPTMTFAATANAVIHAGATPVFVDCERDTMNIDPEDIERKITRKTKAIIPVHFAGRPCNMDAILEIAKKHHLKIVEDCAHAIETEYHGKKAGTFGEIGCFSFYVTKNIVTGEGGMAITNNEEYANQIKILALHGMSKDAWARFSDSGYKHYQVVYAGYKYNMMDIQAAIGIHQLPRIEQYWQRRKMIWQAYNEAFQGLPVVTPADPEPNTRHAYHLYTLMLDIDQLNFSRDDFINKMTEYNIGVGVHYIALHLHPYYQQKFGYKISDFPNAEWISERTISIPLSAKLEENDIQSVIETVKLIFHR; encoded by the coding sequence ATGGATAGATCAAATTTCAAAAAGAGAGATAACTTTCTAATTTTTGGAGCTCCGCTCATTGAGCAGCCAGAAATTGATGAAGTGGTGGCTTCCTTAAAATCAGGATGGCTTGGAACGGGTCCCAAAGTGCATCAATTCGAGGAAATGTTTCGAGCTTATAAAGGCACCAAATATGCTATGGCATTGAATTCATGCACGGCTGCATTACATCTCGCCATGCTGGCCATTGGAATTCAGCCTGGAGATGAAGTGATCGTTCCCACCATGACGTTTGCCGCTACGGCCAATGCCGTTATCCATGCGGGTGCTACGCCTGTTTTCGTGGATTGCGAACGTGACACGATGAATATTGATCCTGAAGATATTGAACGGAAGATCACTCGAAAAACCAAAGCCATTATCCCCGTTCATTTTGCTGGTCGGCCATGTAATATGGATGCCATTTTAGAGATTGCAAAGAAGCATCATCTGAAAATTGTCGAGGACTGCGCCCATGCCATCGAAACCGAATATCATGGCAAAAAAGCAGGGACTTTTGGTGAGATCGGTTGCTTCAGTTTTTACGTGACTAAAAATATTGTCACAGGTGAGGGCGGCATGGCAATCACCAATAATGAAGAGTACGCCAATCAGATTAAAATCCTGGCGCTGCATGGGATGAGCAAAGATGCCTGGGCAAGGTTTAGTGATTCTGGCTATAAGCACTATCAAGTGGTTTACGCAGGTTATAAATACAACATGATGGATATCCAGGCTGCCATTGGAATTCATCAATTGCCAAGAATTGAACAATACTGGCAGCGTCGCAAAATGATTTGGCAAGCATATAACGAAGCGTTTCAAGGTCTACCAGTTGTTACACCTGCCGATCCCGAACCAAATACTCGGCATGCCTATCATCTTTATACTCTAATGCTTGACATTGATCAGCTAAATTTTTCTCGTGATGATTTCATCAATAAAATGACTGAATATAATATCGGTGTTGGCGTCCATTATATTGCTTTGCACTTGCATCCTTATTATCAGCAGAAATTTGGTTATAAGATTAGCGACTTTCCTAATGCAGAATGGATTTCGGAGCGAACAATATCCATTCCATTATCTGCTAAGTTAGAAGAAAACGATATTCAAAGCGTTATTGAAACAGTAAAGCTAATTTTTCATAGATGA
- a CDS encoding nucleotidyltransferase domain-containing protein, with translation MNSTVSKIKKALQPIFARYRDQILFCYCFGSLVTNTYSKNSDVDLAFYVHPDAANYDFKLTLYAECSRALKRNDIDIVILNDLQNLILSESIARDGILLYDSEPEQRAAYELKAIHNGIDFRHQRRLAMGI, from the coding sequence ATGAATTCTACCGTTTCCAAAATAAAAAAAGCGCTCCAGCCGATCTTTGCCAGATATCGTGATCAGATCCTCTTCTGTTATTGCTTTGGATCGTTAGTCACCAATACATATTCGAAAAATAGCGATGTGGATCTGGCGTTTTATGTCCATCCTGATGCAGCGAATTATGACTTCAAGCTGACTCTGTATGCAGAATGTTCTCGGGCTTTAAAACGAAATGACATCGATATCGTTATTCTAAATGATCTCCAAAATCTGATATTATCAGAATCCATTGCCCGCGATGGCATCCTGTTATACGATTCTGAACCAGAGCAGAGAGCTGCTTATGAGTTAAAAGCTATTCACAATGGCATTGACTTCCGCCATCAACGTCGTTTGGCTATGGGAATCTGA
- a CDS encoding GNAT family N-acetyltransferase, whose translation MNLYLKSSTVPDAAEWDHIWENCDYATYFHSREWAEVWQRYSHRKLNPAPRLITFSDGKKALLPFSCHNKLKGLIHQFISSPAGTFGGWISIDNLSENHFSILFKYITDNYKNIVWRINPYDSFSDCIKNLADIMQDDTHALNLKGGFDSIQNYWANKKDAVIRKATKAKKHGIIIKKTKDHKEWKSYYDIYLDSINRWGPSASSRYSWQLFQELFSLSSPNISLWLAYYENKIISGALCFYAKKHVVYWHGASLSEYFNFRPVNLLMYEIIKDACERGFEWFDFNPSGGHEGVRAFKKSFGALELPSPVIYLKDTKAKIIEKALKIVRSITK comes from the coding sequence ATGAACCTTTATTTAAAATCCAGTACTGTCCCTGATGCAGCAGAGTGGGATCACATTTGGGAAAATTGTGATTATGCAACCTATTTTCATTCAAGAGAATGGGCTGAGGTATGGCAAAGATATTCCCACCGAAAGTTAAATCCAGCGCCAAGATTAATAACGTTCTCAGATGGCAAAAAAGCCCTTCTACCTTTTTCATGTCATAATAAATTAAAAGGGCTAATCCACCAGTTTATTTCTTCTCCTGCAGGGACTTTTGGAGGCTGGATTTCGATTGATAATCTATCAGAGAATCATTTTTCAATACTATTTAAATATATTACAGACAATTATAAAAATATTGTTTGGAGAATAAATCCTTATGACTCATTTTCAGATTGTATTAAAAATCTTGCTGATATTATGCAAGATGACACTCATGCTCTAAATTTAAAAGGAGGTTTTGATTCGATCCAAAATTATTGGGCTAATAAAAAAGATGCTGTGATAAGAAAGGCAACAAAGGCTAAAAAACATGGGATCATAATAAAAAAAACTAAGGATCATAAAGAGTGGAAATCGTATTATGATATTTATTTAGATTCAATAAATAGGTGGGGACCTTCTGCTTCTTCTCGGTATAGTTGGCAACTTTTTCAAGAATTATTTAGCTTATCATCGCCTAATATCAGTCTCTGGTTAGCCTATTATGAAAACAAAATAATTTCTGGTGCGCTATGCTTTTACGCCAAAAAGCATGTTGTTTATTGGCACGGAGCATCGCTGTCAGAGTACTTCAATTTTCGTCCCGTGAATTTGTTGATGTATGAAATTATTAAAGATGCTTGTGAACGTGGCTTTGAATGGTTTGATTTCAATCCAAGTGGCGGTCATGAAGGAGTGCGGGCCTTTAAAAAAAGCTTCGGAGCTTTAGAATTGCCTAGCCCCGTAATTTATTTAAAAGATACAAAAGCTAAAATCATTGAGAAAGCTCTAAAAATTGTCAGGAGTATCACAAAATGA
- a CDS encoding DUF86 domain-containing protein: MQKLEPFKEKTLAEIQRETYFKDIIERNFEIATQCILDISNRAIAIAEGEKPIDYFTVVFIIGDLDIIPKAFAQN, encoded by the coding sequence TTGCAGAAATTAGAACCGTTTAAAGAAAAAACGCTGGCAGAAATACAGCGCGAAACCTATTTTAAAGATATCATTGAGCGCAACTTTGAAATTGCGACCCAATGTATTCTCGATATCTCCAATCGAGCTATTGCTATCGCCGAAGGTGAAAAACCCATCGATTATTTCACTGTCGTCTTCATTATAGGTGATCTGGACATTATCCCGAAAGCGTTCGCCCAAAATTAG
- a CDS encoding DUF86 domain-containing protein, which produces MERIRQKIGRIKEYIKYIEGLADACEKKFAIDPVYRGALLYYLYLMADTCIALAEMIIKARALRPPQSYSDAFDILGENEILDKEFAYSFAKIAGFRNLLAHDYEKVDAQKICHDILKKMPDVKKFLRQIQSALNL; this is translated from the coding sequence ATGGAACGTATTAGACAGAAAATTGGTAGGATCAAAGAATACATAAAATACATTGAAGGCCTGGCTGACGCATGTGAGAAGAAATTTGCCATCGACCCGGTCTATCGAGGCGCCTTACTTTATTATCTATATTTAATGGCCGATACCTGCATTGCATTAGCCGAAATGATTATCAAAGCACGAGCATTGAGACCGCCGCAATCTTACAGCGATGCGTTTGATATTCTCGGCGAGAATGAAATCCTGGATAAAGAATTTGCCTATTCTTTTGCAAAGATTGCTGGGTTCAGAAACCTATTGGCTCATGACTATGAAAAAGTCGATGCTCAAAAAATTTGCCATGATATTTTAAAGAAGATGCCTGATGTAAAGAAATTTCTCCGCCAGATCCAAAGTGCGCTGAATTTATAG